The Epinephelus fuscoguttatus linkage group LG19, E.fuscoguttatus.final_Chr_v1 genome contains the following window.
cttatttttaggcAGCCAAAAGAACGGGTCCCCATCAGTGAAATACTGGGTGAACTCGGCGACCAAATTGATAACACTCAAGTGTGCAAGTTCAACATCAATCTTTCTGCAGTCCTCGATGGGGCATTAAGGGGATTCAGACGGCTCTCCTACGACCCAAAAAAGAAGACGTTCATAAAGTTTTCGGACGACAGGGGAACCACAGAGGAGGCTGTAGACCTTGGTGGCCCTCGCAGAGAGTTTCTGCGTTTGTTGATAAAAGCATTGGCAGATTCAGACATGTTTAGTGGACCAGAGGGAAATCTCAACTTGGCTCTAAGTGCTTCTGGTTTGTGTACTGCCATTTTTTTATGATACATGTACAAAGGATAAATTAATTTATCTATTTTCTTTGTACAAAAAGCAGTTATTacgaaaaacacattttttattaaaacatcaTCCCGTCACAGTTAGTTATTTGCTGGTTTTGTCCTTGAAATTTCACAGGATTACTAATGGAACTGGCCAGGGTGCCAGCCATGTAAATATAATATGAGAAACTCCGCTGTTGTGACTCCTCAGATATTTATCAGCAttttatgttttgctttgtctTGTGAACCTTTTCAGCTGTGCGGGATGACAGATATTTCATTGCTGGCAGAGCAATAGCTGTCAGTCTGGTGCATGGAGGTCCTCCACCTTGTTTCCTCTCAAGAACACTGTTTACCTGTTTAACAGAGGGACCTGATGCATGCTGTCCTGTGCTGGAGGACATCACAGACATTGACCTCTACAGTAAACTAAAAAAGGTTTGTTGcccaattttattattttatttatattatgcCTGGTCCCTGGGCTGCTTAAGATGTGCTATCCCTTCTGTGAACCAGATCTCTGAAGCCAAAACACTGAAGGAGCTGCAGCAGTTTGCAGAACCACTCACTGATTACCTAGCCAATGCTGGCTGCTTGAGACCTCTCACAAGCCTGGCAGACAAGGACAAACTGGTGGAAGATGTCCTCATGTTTCAAGTGGTCCAGCGTGTCCGTGGTCCCCTGGAAAGGTACATACTGTCACAGGTTAAGTGTTGACTATACAGTACACATTCAACAGACTGTTAGAATTAATAGTTATTCGTGCAACATGTCTGTTTAATGAATTTTGGGCTGTATTTGTTGATAATCttaatgtaaattaattttGCTCATGACTGATGTTCTCAATCTTCTCACAGTGAATATCCAGCAAACATTTTGGCACTCAAAACGGTTCTGAATTCCTGAGTATGTCACTTGTATATCTCAAATGATTGTGTAGGTTTTCTGATGGACTGAAAACACTTGGAGTCctcaagaaaataaaacttcatCCTGAAGCCTTTCGCCCAGTCATGTGCTACAGCCCTGGAACCCTGACTGCTGAAATTATGGAAGAGCTGTTTGACATAAGATGGTCAGAGGTGGGAAGTAACAACAGGGCAGATGAAAACAGGGTGGTAGCCTACTGGAGGGACTACTTGCAGGATGCTGAAGGTGAATAATAACTGCATTGGAATTGGTTCTAGCCTGCTATAAATTTTCAGACAGTTTTTGAATTTGTGCTTAAACTTGACTGGAACTATGGGCATTACAAAATTTGAATTTATGTGTATCCAGCAGAAAATTGAGCCTTCTGTCCTTGTTTAGAGTGTGGTTCCCACcactaattttattttctttttatttgttatctgtCAGAGGAGGAAGGACCTGCAAAGCTGGGAGACATCTTGGCATTTGCAGCAGGATGCCATGTGGCGCCCCCTATTGGTTTTTGTCCAGAACCATCGCTAGAATGCCAGAGAGGGAGATACCCAATAGCAAACACATGTATAAACTGTCTCAAAATACCTCTCCCTAAGTCCTATGATGATTTCAAAAGAAACATGGACTTTGCAATCCAAAACACTCAGGGTTTTGGAATGGAGTAAAAATTCTTACCATTCGTAGTGAGCAACGGTCTTGAGTTCTTGGTGTTCAAAATTATGTCATGCCACACACCTGTCTGGTTGTCATTTCTGTATTATCACTATTTTTACAGGAGTATAACATTTCTGACATCAGTATTTGCACTTAAAAATACAAGTTGCATTTCTTGAAACAGTTTGAGTGTTAAAAGTTTTATTACATTAGGACTGAAATTCAAATGTGGTATCAAATTCTACAACTACAAATTGTTTCTTGTGACTGTTCTCTGCAACTGCAAATTCCACTGCCAGATATTTACTTACTTTGTCCAAACAATAAATTCACATTAGCACAAGGTACTATGGAATGCAAAGTAACAATGAAAAACAGTCGACATGTTCTATCTTATCTCtcagaaaacaacataaattaaCTCATTACGGTCATCTTTGTGAGCTTTGATTGGTCTTACCTCTGAACAGTGCTCACCTCTCTGGCTCTACAATTACAAATCACTTGCACCACATCTCAAAATGATGATTGCCCAAATTTGAAATGAGTTTCTTAATTTGACATGTAGAATATAATTTGTGCACCTGAAGAATTTGAGAGTACTCTTGTATaatgtttgagagaaaactACAGATTCAGTTATactcattttaattattttgtgcAACTCCAAATTCCATTGTCAGtgatcttttgtttttctttaataataTATTCATTGTTGAGTCAGATAAAATCTTAGCAGAGACTGAAAGCCAACCCTTCACCTGTAGGCCACTACTGTTTATTTTCAAGGAAATTTACAAGtgttacaaataaattaatgcCATGGTTACCATCCTCAGTGAATGGATTAATTGCCTGGCTAATTTCCTCCATAGTGCTATCATTTACCTGAAAGCTATTTTCAGGAACCTCAACACTTGTTGAGCTGGAGCTCAGGTAGGGGTCCGTTGTTGTCAGTCACTGAAGCTTGATTAGTAGTAAACACACTCCTTACAGCTGTGCTGTTCTGTCCAGCGTTGGTGATCATGCCTTCATACCACAACTGTAAAGGTGTCCTGTGTCTCTCAGTTCGTAGTGCATGATGATTCCATTGGTCTCTGAATTCCCTGACAGCCCTCTGGATCCGTggtaaataaatgtagtgcaaaCTAATCGTGTACTTCGGACAAGGAATCAAGTATATTTTCATCCTGCATAAATGTAAATAGGTCAGAATAATGGTATGAAACCACACGATTAAGCTCAGCCCAAAGCCTTTCAATACGTTGATTGTGAACCCTTCGACCTGTTATTATACTGCCTCTGTTCAGTCCTCTTTGTCTCAGCATGTATCGAGCCACCTCAGTGTTCTCTGTGACTCGTGATGGTAATCCAAAATTTTGAACTCCTTCCTGGAATAAGGACAATACACTGGAAGCCCTGTTATTTGTAAGGCACTCAAGGTATATGATTGTCCGACTGTACCCATCCACGCAGCCATGGAACACCACCCTCCAGCTGATAAGCTTATGGTTTCCGTCAATAtgcctgtcaaaataaaagtgagtTAGGATCTGCAGCCAACTTCTGTCAATTATAACATCATACATTATtgtgtatttacatgtttttatcttAATTGAAATACTTTGCAATTTTAAGGCACAAGTTTTCTCATTGGATCAATACATTATTCTAGATTTTATTAGGTATTTCATGGACACTCACCTCTATTAGAACCTTGCACGACCTGATTATATTCTTAAAATTATGTTATCATAAATAGTTACACGCTTATTTATACCATTACTTGTGATAAAGTGAGCAGCCCCCATTTCCTAAGAGCAATAAATTATCAGCATCacttaatcatttttaaaagaagGAGACTTGTTGGGAATTAATCGAGACAACGCTCTACACTCTGCGTGACATcacacaacagttttttttttttacaaaaaagttTTGGTGAGAGTTCTGCAGTCAAAATCGTATATGTGTCTGTTTTGcatcaataaataaagttttaaagtaGCAATAACTGTTTCCCTGGCAACACTTCAGGATTCAAGTAATTCCTGGAACAATCAGTACATTCTGTAAGGTCCATatgtaatgaaaacatagttgaGTACTCCATAAAATAGGACGGACCGCAGGTAAGACTTAGCAAGTGATATAATAGTCCTCTCAGCTGCTAGCAGAGAGCTAATGCTATGCTAGCAAGATTCAAAGACATGGTCAATTAAATTAGTCAACACTAAATTTGTCAGTATGTTGAACAGATCTACCTTGCTATACATTCATGTAATTGTCCCTAAATCAATACAAATTTGGATGAACAAAATGATATGGAGGCTTTTTGCCTCGTGCTAAAAGTGCCTCCCTGTGGTGTTCACGGGGTAATGCACTGACTGACGGTAACACTTtgcaataaggtacacaaaattcaagtagttactgaggaactactgaggaactaatgaggaactaatgaatagttactgatgaactaatgaggaacgaatgagtaactaatgaggaactaatgagtagttactgaggaactacagtacacaaaattagagtagttactgatgaactaatgaggaactaatgagtagttactgatgaactaatgaggaacgaatgagtaactaatgagaaactaatgagtagttactgaggaactacgatacacaaaattagagtagttactgatgaactaatgaggaactaatgagtagttactgaggaactacagtacacaaaattagagtagttactgatgaactaatgaggaacgaatgagtaactaatgagaaactaatgagtagttactgaggaactacgatacacaaaattagagtagttactgatgaactaatgaggaactaatgagtagttactgaggaactatggtacacaaaattagagtagttactgatgaactaatgaggaactaatgagtagttactgaggaactacgatacacaaaattagagtagttactgagtaactaatgaggaacgaatgagtaactaatgaggaactaatgaggaacaaatgagtagttactgaggaactaagctacacaaaattagagtagttactagGGAACTagtgaggaacgaatgaggaactaatgaggaacgaaagagtagttactgaggaactaagctacacaaaataagagtagttactgaggaactaatgatgaactaactattagttaatggtcagttcttcattaactcatgatcaaatttcagaggagtagttaatgaggaactaactattagttaatggtcagttcttcagtaacccctgatcaaatttcagaggagtagctactgaggaactaatgaggaactaactattggttaatggtcagttcttcattaactcatgatcaaatttcacagAGGAGTTAATCACGACTTAATAATTAGTGAACTAGTTACTAACCCgtccattagttaacctttttatgtcctaaagtaaagtgacacataataagtagtctttcattacttcatcatcatctttacaattagttccttaacaaataacataacagacagcaggattcttgagaagagttttattcattattttcagaccacatacacattaatatgaccatccatgttattctgtacaaggtgctgacacaccaaactgacatcaaagaactagcggcaacgaaagccaactgttgcatcgtctacgtcgcctcacgtcaccctgtgtcagttgca
Protein-coding sequences here:
- the LOC125878812 gene encoding G2/M phase-specific E3 ubiquitin-protein ligase-like isoform X4; translated protein: MRMSVLFRPNQCLNVNMRSEPLLGPVAEQTPLFHARRFSCWGRKAKRRPRLPYHRETPFFKDVILLFSPRDKKVPRKKVKALLHEKGHIISALQLDKTWDNRTLLLKPHEAFDGRIPSDVRQPKERVPISEILGELGDQIDNTQVCKFNINLSAVLDGALRGFRRLSYDPKKKTFIKFSDDRGTTEEAVDLGGPRREFLRLLIKALADSDMFSGPEGNLNLALSASAVRDDRYFIAGRAIAVSLVHGGPPPCFLSRTLFTCLTEGPDACCPVLEDITDIDLYSKLKKISEAKTLKELQQFAEPLTDYLANAGCLRPLTSLADKDKLVEDVLMFQVVQRVRGPLERFSDGLKTLGVLKKIKLHPEAFRPVMCYSPGTLTAEIMEELFDIRWSEVGSNNRADENRVVAYWRDYLQDAEEEEGPAKLGDILAFAAGCHVAPPIGFCPEPSLECQRGRYPIANTCINCLKIPLPKSYDDFKRNMDFAIQNTQGFGME
- the LOC125878812 gene encoding G2/M phase-specific E3 ubiquitin-protein ligase-like isoform X1 is translated as MRMSVLFRPNQCLNVNMRSEPLLGPVAEQTPLFHARRFSCWGRKAKRRPRLPYHRETPFFKDVILLFSPRDKKVPRKKVKALLHEKGHIISALQLDKTWDNRTLLLKPHEAFDGRIPSDVSLEILMPCGNKLVPPRLGKGQLLDASMVHKIFIRSPVYVRPSVALEPVIQEDTDTSTEEDEWVKEEDVFVPATANSPVSDRNPHGVQTRSSQPSTSGQTLHHWPDPRVQVDVSATANSQVSGSNPEDVQTPSSQPPTSDQTLIQWQNDYGTYVNLINETTDDEDDDDLYAIIASVEEKTQPKERVPISEILGELGDQIDNTQVCKFNINLSAVLDGALRGFRRLSYDPKKKTFIKFSDDRGTTEEAVDLGGPRREFLRLLIKALADSDMFSGPEGNLNLALSASAVRDDRYFIAGRAIAVSLVHGGPPPCFLSRTLFTCLTEGPDACCPVLEDITDIDLYSKLKKISEAKTLKELQQFAEPLTDYLANAGCLRPLTSLADKDKLVEDVLMFQVVQRVRGPLERFSDGLKTLGVLKKIKLHPEAFRPVMCYSPGTLTAEIMEELFDIRWSEVGSNNRADENRVVAYWRDYLQDAEEEEGPAKLGDILAFAAGCHVAPPIGFCPEPSLECQRGRYPIANTCINCLKIPLPKSYDDFKRNMDFAIQNTQGFGME
- the LOC125878812 gene encoding G2/M phase-specific E3 ubiquitin-protein ligase-like isoform X3; amino-acid sequence: MPCGNKLVPPRLGKGQLLDASMVHKIFIRSPVYVRPSVALEPVIQEDTDTSTEEDEWVKEEDVFVPATANSPVSDRNPHGVQTRSSQPSTSGQTLHHWPDPRVQVDVSATANSQVSGSNPEDVQTPSSQPPTSDQTLIQWQNDYGTYVNLINETTDDEDDDDLYAIIASVEEKTQPKERVPISEILGELGDQIDNTQVCKFNINLSAVLDGALRGFRRLSYDPKKKTFIKFSDDRGTTEEAVDLGGPRREFLRLLIKALADSDMFSGPEGNLNLALSASAVRDDRYFIAGRAIAVSLVHGGPPPCFLSRTLFTCLTEGPDACCPVLEDITDIDLYSKLKKISEAKTLKELQQFAEPLTDYLANAGCLRPLTSLADKDKLVEDVLMFQVVQRVRGPLERFSDGLKTLGVLKKIKLHPEAFRPVMCYSPGTLTAEIMEELFDIRWSEVGSNNRADENRVVAYWRDYLQDAEEEEGPAKLGDILAFAAGCHVAPPIGFCPEPSLECQRGRYPIANTCINCLKIPLPKSYDDFKRNMDFAIQNTQGFGME
- the LOC125878812 gene encoding G2/M phase-specific E3 ubiquitin-protein ligase-like isoform X2 produces the protein MRMSVLFRPNQCLNVNMRSEPLLGPVAEQTPLFHARRFSCWGRKAKRRPRLPYHRETPFFKDVILLFSPRDKKVPRKKVKALLHEKGHIISALQLDKTWDNRTLLLKPHEAFDGRIPSDVSLEILMPCGNKLVPPRLGKGQLLDASMVHKIFIRSPVYVRPSVALEPVIQEDTDTSTEEDEWVKEEDVFVPATANSPVSDRNPHGVQTRSSQPSTSGQTLHHWPDPRVQVDVSATANSQVSGSNPEDVQTPSSQPPTSDQTLIQWQNDYGTYVNLINETTDDEDDDDLYAIIASVEEKTQPKERVPISEILGELGDQIDNTQVCKFNINLSAVLDGALRGFRRLSYDPKKKTFIKFSDDRGTTEEAVDLGGPRREFLRLLIKALADSDMFSGPEGNLNLALSASEGPDACCPVLEDITDIDLYSKLKKISEAKTLKELQQFAEPLTDYLANAGCLRPLTSLADKDKLVEDVLMFQVVQRVRGPLERFSDGLKTLGVLKKIKLHPEAFRPVMCYSPGTLTAEIMEELFDIRWSEVGSNNRADENRVVAYWRDYLQDAEEEEGPAKLGDILAFAAGCHVAPPIGFCPEPSLECQRGRYPIANTCINCLKIPLPKSYDDFKRNMDFAIQNTQGFGME